The genomic interval CCCGTGTCAATAAGTGATGAAAACAATAAGTAAAAGGGTGGCAAGAAATAAGCAATAATAATGTCAATAACtatgcatttttttaataaaaacattcAAAGCACAATCAAAGATtgaatttaaagattaaaaaatgaaaacatcaCTCATTTGCTGTTTGAGACAACAAAGACGTTTAAGGATATCAAGATTTTCGGCTGTTCCTCCAGCCATGATTTTGAGGAGATCTTTCTCAACTCGAGATACAAGCTCAGGCTGGAAAATGAAACATTAAAAAAGATGTTACGATGAgatcatatatatatagacaCGCACACATACACACATATACATATATGGAGGAAGGGAGGTATGTTAATGTCTGTCATGTTAGTGAATACAATACATTAAGATCAGGCTCCCTGCGAAATCTACGCTTGCGAGCATCTCTCATGGGAGGGGTGAGGCCATGCCTGTACTCAATTACATCTGGAGCAGCATCCCCAGATTCCCGAACCATAATCATCTGTTAGTTGGAGTCATGAAACAATAAGATACACAATTATTAAGTTAtattatatgaataaaaaatgtgaTTAGGAGTGAATGAATTGTTTGAATAATGGTGTACAACTGACCTGACCAATATCAGCAGCCTTAATCAAAGAGTTATCATCATATGTCTTGTAGGATTCAACAACACAAGGAAGGTCCAATAAAGAAGCTGGGAAGTGTTCATTCCCAATCATAAACGTACCACTTCTTCCATCTTCATTAAATGACAAATCTAATGACTTGTCTTCAGATGAAGAAGGATCAG from Phaseolus vulgaris cultivar G19833 chromosome 1, P. vulgaris v2.0, whole genome shotgun sequence carries:
- the LOC137813377 gene encoding transcription initiation factor TFIID subunit 7-like isoform X3, with translation MDEQFILRVPPNVAERIERLLNETDPSSSEDKSLDLSFNEDGRSGTFMIGNEHFPASLLDLPCVVESYKTYDDNSLIKAADIGQMIMVRESGDAAPDVIEYRHGLTPPMRDARKRRFRREPDLNPELVSRVEKDLLKIMAGGTAENLDAEAAEQEVEENARGSNKKPAPKPAPKHDVPENLTNAGEPDRSDSEESDDSV
- the LOC137813377 gene encoding transcription initiation factor TFIID subunit 7-like isoform X2, translating into MDEQFILRVPPNVAERIERLLNETDPSSSEDKSLDLSFNEDGRSGTFMIGNEHFPASLLDLPCVVESYKTYDDNSLIKAADIGQMIMVRESGDAAPDVIEYRHGLTPPMRDARKRRFRREPDLNPELVSRVEKDLLKIMAGGTAENLDAEAAEQEVEENARGSNKKPAPKPAPKHDVPENLTNAGEPDRSDSEESDDSV
- the LOC137813377 gene encoding transcription initiation factor TFIID subunit 7-like isoform X1, whose protein sequence is MCFLNQVILHFNVFKYFLMFLVMDEQFILRVPPNVAERIERLLNETDPSSSEDKSLDLSFNEDGRSGTFMIGNEHFPASLLDLPCVVESYKTYDDNSLIKAADIGQMIMVRESGDAAPDVIEYRHGLTPPMRDARKRRFRREPDLNPELVSRVEKDLLKIMAGGTAENLDAEAAEQEVEENARGSNKKPAPKPAPKHDVPENLTNAGEPDRSDSEESDDSV